A window of Triplophysa dalaica isolate WHDGS20190420 chromosome 7, ASM1584641v1, whole genome shotgun sequence contains these coding sequences:
- the tnrc6c1 gene encoding trinucleotide repeat-containing gene 6C protein isoform X2, whose protein sequence is MEEKKKKKQEEKKKKEAAQKKAAEQKTKVPDSAKLSPTPPPPINPSIAANLSVPSANSSSGGNGKRAPSSNQQQQSAAPRYPPREVPPRFRQHEHKQLLKRGQPLPAGSPALAQPSSTSPTPQSFSCQTHPELPLQSGLGAQYENIPPNRSANTASTNSCSGWDPLIIDESDTEAWPSISCKESLAPAGCPLDTESISDISSTSTMSMATGAGQQGHFSTNHPSKANASHSGGLLSSQGGASRGWGSGPSPASGGEGKNEVSSTSMAARGWGSSNFNLNLNPNANPSAWPVLGHEGTGMGGGSSGGSNPPNLCSPPGTLPSQGPSSSGSIGGANGNSAGNCGSGNCSTTWGSIMPSDTSEPHSSPSTNVSFSSEPPNLNTDGPNHTKQEPRSPGHSLSNWGVGPPGMGSFVQTPGGTSHVNGEEEPVWRNGDAKSVSGSKDSGWESGSSWGQGGPSSTAGWGQAASTGEWGKRSNSEPKGWDSSCSPTQEQQLNSWGRGANAPASEGSSDSMECHPQRGEHSSRDETSPVIPAQDMDPRVLCNTGWGQTPVRQHTAWETEEAARKNHKNDIGTDAWGSSSNAANAGPASTSGNANLNSGNSSRPDFGGKNEGPCPTTGAAPGWGTGMQSPQAGSGWAEPSNNKKPSSGPGSWGNIPSGGPGGNLQKGGQTWGSEDKSPTWEDSHAKTKPQGWAEGPKSSHGWGNGPVGESGSGGEWGEPADAKKNGPSSSSWEGDGSGWNEGSRGWGKPAPVAGGNWGDSQRPSVTQQGWNSKPQEGNNGNSGGGSMGSWGGPSSVKQSGSGRVGGNGGNGGNVGNSGNGGSVKPDHIGDPTGWEEPSPPSIRRKMEIDDGTSAWGDPNTYNKSVNLWDKNNPGMQGKPCPVNANNVPNNHHHHPHHSQPPMQTHNHGGPNSNNNHISPDNVAPHQTGPPHNRTALINPGWGDMTNIHSKPEPSWGEPAPPPASLDNGTSAWGKPSGGCGRWSDNGPEVYGRGNGPPGSAPCKPAPKPMQEGWGGGEDMSLSGSQWEQDEGDMWKSTASQESNSSCNSWGNPPKKGPPKGKVPNKQDDSWIMTHLIKQLTDMGFPRDPAEEALKSNNMNLDQAMSALLEKKSELDKRGMGISDYNNGLVNKSMGCRPSVISKDSSSDRPPFLDKDAGLADDAQTSPFMPSPSLKLSLGSAALPGQSLGVAMQNLNNRQMQSGVFGSSGAAQARVLQQQPPPQPTVPPLNSSQPSLRAQVPQFLSPQVQAQLLQFAAKNIGLNPALLTSPINPQHMTLLNQLYQLQLAYQRLQIQQQMLQAQRSVSGPIRQQEQQVARTINNMQQQIQQHQRQLAQALLMKQQQQQQPPPSHPGMHPSVGKSALDTFPVHPQASSLSVSDLQTKEPQSSPNSFSHYPMSGLNPNMNVNCMDLGGLSMKDPPQPQSRLSQWTHPNSMENLSGNSSPMEANYNKHGAISAGPPLGLPSKPQMDDSYSPYNLLPSSESPTSPLTPHDSWGQGKNTNDKISNGTNVNWPPEFCPGVPWKGLQNIDPETDPNVTPGSVPSGPTINTNIQDVNRYLLRDRSGGKLSDMKSTWSPGPISHSQASLSHELWKVPQGPRNTAAPTRPPPGLTNNKPSSTWGGNTLGLVAGWSSSYSSGTTWSTDSSNRSTSWLVLRNLTPQIDGSTLRTLCMQHGPLITFHLNLTQGNAVVRYSSKEEAAKAQKSLHMCVLGNTTILAEFAGEEEVNRFFAQGQSLTPTTSWQANPGTNQTRLGGGGTGATHPIGHWNSSLGGSGGTGSGGKANNELLWGGVQQYSSLWGPPNADDGRVVGSPTQINTLLPGDLLSGESM, encoded by the exons AGCTGCCCCTACAGAGTGGCCTGGGAGCCCAGTATGAGAATATACCCCCCAATCGCAGTGCCAATACAGCCTCTACTAACAGCTGCAGCGGCTGGGATCCACTGATTATCGACGAGAGCGATACAGAGGCGTGGCCTTCCATTTCATGCAAAGAAAGCCTTGCCCCTGCAGGATGCCCCTTGGACACTGAAAGTATCAGTGACATCAGCAGCACAAGCACCATGAGCATGGCCACAGGAGCTGGCCAGCAAGGCCATTTCTCCACCAATCACCCCAGCAAAGCCAATGCCAGCCACTCAGGAGGTCTGCTCTCCAGTCAGGGTGGGGCCAGCAGAGGCTGGGGCTCTGGCCCATCTCCTGCCAGTGGAGGAGAAGGGAAGAATGAAGTCTCCAGCACATCAATGGCAGCCAGGGGTTGGGGCTCCTCCAACTTTAACTTGAACTTAAATCCCAACGCCAACCCCTCTGCCTGGCCAGTTCTGGGACATGAAGGGACCGGCATGGGTGGCGGCAGCTCTGGAGGAAGCAACCCTCCTAATCTTTGTAGCCCACCGGGCACACTGCCCAGTCAGGGCCCCAGCAGCAGTGGCAGTATAGGTGGTGCCAATGGAAATTCTGCAGGTAATTGTGGTAGTGGCAATTGCAGCACCACATGGGGTAGCATTATGCCCAGTGACACTTCAGAGCCACACTCCAGCCCATCCACGAATGTGTCTTTCAGCTCCGAACCTCCAAACCTTAACACTGATGGACCAAATCACACTAAGCAGGAGCCCAGAAGCCCTGGCCACAGCCTGTCTAACTGGGGTGTTGGCCCTCCAGGCATGGGCTCATTTGTTCAAACTCCTGGAGGAACCTCGCATGTCAACGGGGAAGAGGAGCCTGTTTGGCGTAATGGAGACGCCAAGTCTGTTAGTGGCTCAAAAGACTCTGGTTGGGAATCAGGGAGCAGCTGGGGACAGGGAGGGCCCTCGAGTACTGCTGGCTGGGGACAAGCTGCCTCAACTGGAGAGTGGGGTAAGCGTTCCAACAGTGAGCCCAAAGGATGGGATTCATCTTGCTCTCCCACCCAAGAGCAGCAACTTAATTCTTGGGGTCGCGGGGCCAATGCTCCAGCTAGTGAGGGAAGCAGTGACAGCATGGAATGCCATCCTCAAAGGGGGGAACATTCATCAAGGGATGAGACCTCCCCTGTTATACCTGCCCAAGACATGGACCCAAGGGTTCTGTGCAACACAGGCTGGGGACAAACACCTGTACGCCAGCACACCGCTTGGGAGACAGAAGAAGCGGCTCGCAAAAACCACAAGAATGACATTGGAACTGATGCCTGGGGCTCATCCTCAAATGCAGCCAATGCAGGACCAGCATCAACTTCTGGCAATGCCAATCTAAACTCTGGCAATTCATCCAGACCTGACTTTGGGGGCAAGAATGAGGGCCCCTGCCCCACAACTGGAGCTGCCCCAGGCTGGGGCACAGGTATGCAATCACCCCAGGCTGGCTCTGGATGGGCAGAGCCATCCAACAACAAGAAACCCTCCAGTGGTCCTGGAAGCTGGGGCAACATCCCATCTGGAGGTCCTGGTGGCAACCTGCAAAAAGGAGGTCAGACTTGGGGTTCTGAGGATAAATCTCCCACCTGGGAAGATAGTCACGCTAAAACCAAACCACAGGGTTGGGCTGAGGGGCCCAAATCATCTCATGGATGGGGCAATGGACCTGTGGGAGAAAGTGGATCTGGAGGAGAATGGGGTGAACCTGCAGATGCGAAGAAAAATGGACCATCCAGCTCCTCCTGGGAGGGAGACGGTTCAGGCTGGAACGAGGGCTCCAGAGGATGGGGCAAGCCTGCCCCAGTAGCAGGAGGAAACTGGGGAGATTCACAGCGCCCCAGCGTAACCCAACAAGGATGGAATAGCAAGCCTCAAGAGGGCAACAATGGCAATAGTGGCGGTGGAAGCATGGGTTCATGGGGAGGTCCAAGCTCTGTAAAACAGAGCGGCTCCGGACGGGTTGGGGGAAATGGCGGCAATGGCGGAAATGTTGGAAATAGTGGAAATGGCGGAAGTGTTAAACCTGACCACATTGGAGATCCCACTGGATGGGAGGAGCCCTCTCCACCCTCCATCCGTCGTAAGATGGAGATCGATGATGGTACTTCAGCTTGGGGTGACCCAAATACTTACAACAAGTCTGTCAATCTCTGGGACAAAAATAACCCTGGTATGCAAGGGAAACCATGCCCTGTCAATGCCAACAATGTACCCAAcaaccatcatcatcatccccATCATAGCCAGCCTCCCATGCAGACCCACAATCATGGAGGGCCGAACTCTAATAATAACCACATTTCCCCTGATAACGTAGCCCCACATCAGACTGGGCCTCCTCACAACAGAACAGCCCTTATAAATCCAG GATGGGGTGACATGACAAATATCCATTCAAAACCTGAGCCGTCATGGGGAGAACCAGCCCCCCCTCCAGCAAGTTTGGACAATGGCACTTCGGCATGGGGTAAACCCTCAGGTGGCTGTGGAAGATGGAGTGATAATGGCCCTGAGGTCTATGGTCGAGGTAACGGACCCCCTGGATCTGCCCCCTGCAAACCTG CCCCCAAACCTATGCAAGAAGGCTGGGGAGGTGGTGAGGACATGAGTCTGTCTGGGAGCCAATGGGAGCAAGATGAGGGAGACATGTGGAAAAGCACTGCATCTCAGGAGAGCAACTCCTCCTGCAACTCCTGGGGCAACCCACCCAAGAAGGGCCCACCAAAG GGAAAAGTACCGAACAAACAGGATGATAGCTGGATTATGACTCATCTGATCAAGCAGCTGACTGACATGGGCTTTCCT AGAGACCCTGCGGAGGAGGCTCTTAAGAGCAACAACATGAACTTGGATCAGGCTATGA GCGCCCTGTTGGAGAAGAAGAGCGAACTGGATAAACGGGGGATGGGAATCTCTGATTACAACAACGGCCTTGTCAATAAATCAATGGGCTGCAGACCTTCAGTCATCTCCAAAGACTCTTCCTCAGATCGTCCTCCCTTCTTGGACAAG GATGCTGGGCTAGCAGATGATGCCCAAACCTCACCTTTTATGCCTTCTCCGAGCCTGAAGCTCTCTTTGGGTAGTGCTGCACTCCCTGGCCAGAGCCTTGGAGTCGCCATGCAAAACTTGAACAACAGACAG ATGCAGAGTGGAGTGTTTGGTAGCAGTGGAGCAGCACAAGCCCGGGTCCTGCAGCAGCAGCCTCCTCCCCAGCCGACAGTGCCGCCTCTCAACTCCTCCCAGCCTAGTCTACGCGCTCAAGTGCCTCAGTTTCTCAGCCCTCAG GTTCAAGCACAGCTTTTACAGTTTGCAGCAAAAAACATTGGTCTCAACCCTGCACTTTTAACCTCACCAATAAACCCTCAACATATGACCCTGTTGAACCAACTTTATCAGCTGCAACTG GCGTACCAGCGTTTACAAATTCAGCAGCAGATGTTGCAGGCACAGCGCAGTGTTTCTGGCCCCATTCGACAGCAAGAGCAGCAA GTTGCACGTACAATCAATAACATGCAGCAACAGATCCAGCAGCATCAGCGGCAGTTGGCTCAGGCTCTGCTCATGAaacagcagcagcaacagcagcCGCCTCCCTCTCACCCGGGCATGCATCCTAGCGTGGGCAAATCAGCTCTGGACACGTTTCCGGTCCACCCCCAGGCCTCCAGCCTCTCCGTTTCTGACCTTCAGACCAAAGAGCCGCAGTCTTCTCCAAACTCTTTCTCCCACTACCCTATGT CTGGATTAAACCCTAACATGAATGTAAACTGCATGGATTTGGGTGGCCTGTCCATGAAGGACCCTCCTCAGCCTCAGTCACGCCTGTCACAGTGGACACACCCTAACTCCATGGAGAACCTCTCTGGCAATTCCTCTCCAATGGAGGCCAACTACAACAAGCATG GTGCCATCTCTGCCGGTCCCCCTCTGGGTCTCCCAAGTAAACCCCAAATGGATGACTCCTACAGTCCCTACAATCTGCTTCCGAGCTCTGAGTCTCCTACCAGCCCTCTGACACCTCACGATAGCTGGGGTCAGGGCAAGAACACCAATGACAAGATCTCCAACGGGACTAACGTCAACTGGCCTCCAG AGTTCTGTCCAGGAGTGCCTTGGAAAGGACTGCAGAACATCGACCCTGAGACTGACCCTAATGTGACCCCAGGGAGTGTTCCCAGTGGGCCCACCATCAATACTAACATTCAGGATGTTAACCGCTATCTGCTGAGAGACAGAAGTGGAG GCAAGCTGTCTGACATGAAGTCCACTTGGTCCCCGGGGCCCATCTCACACTCCCAAGCTTCTCTCTCTCACGAGCTTTGGAAAGTCCCTCAAGGACCCCGGAACACGGCAGCTCCCACTCGGCCGCCTCCGGGCCTGACCAACAACAAACCATCATCTACGTGGGGCGGAAACACTCTGGGCCTGGTGGCTGGATGGAGCAGCTCGTACTCCTCAG GAACCACATGGAGTACAGATAGCTCCAACAGAAGCACTAGCTGGTTGGTCCTGAGAAACCTCACCCCACAG ATCGATGGTTCGACACTGCGGACACTGTGCATGCAGCATGGCCCACTTATCACATTCCATCTCAACCTGACGCAGGGCAATGCAGTTGTGCGCTACAGTTCTAAAGAGGAAGCTGCCAAAGCCCAGAAATCCCTCCACAT GTGTGTTCTGGGAAACACCACTATCTTGGCTGAGTTCGCTGGAGAGGAGGAGGTGAACCGCTTCTTTGCACAGGGTCAGTCCCTCACGCCCACCACCAGCTGGCAGGCCAACCCTGGCACCAATCAAACGCGGCTGGGTGGCGGAGGGACGGGGGCCACCCACCCCATCGGCCACTGGAACAGCAGCCTGGGAGGATCCGGCGGCACGGGATCCGGCGGCAAGGCGAACAACGAGCTGCTGTGGGGTGGCGTGCAGCAGTACTCGAGCCTGTGGGGGCCACCCAACGCCGATGATGGCAGGGTGGTCGGCAGCCCCACCCAAATCAACACACTGCTTCCTGGAGACCTGCTGAGCGGAGAGTCCATGTGA
- the tnrc6c1 gene encoding trinucleotide repeat-containing gene 6C protein isoform X1: MEEKKKKKQEEKKKKEAAQKKAAEQKTKVPDSAKLSPTPPPPINPSIAANLSVPSANSSSGGNGKRAPSSNQQQQSAAPRYPPREVPPRFRQHEHKQLLKRGQPLPAGSPALAQPSSTSPTPQSFSCQTHPELPLQSGLGAQYENIPPNRSANTASTNSCSGWDPLIIDESDTEAWPSISCKESLAPAGCPLDTESISDISSTSTMSMATGAGQQGHFSTNHPSKANASHSGGLLSSQGGASRGWGSGPSPASGGEGKNEVSSTSMAARGWGSSNFNLNLNPNANPSAWPVLGHEGTGMGGGSSGGSNPPNLCSPPGTLPSQGPSSSGSIGGANGNSAGNCGSGNCSTTWGSIMPSDTSEPHSSPSTNVSFSSEPPNLNTDGPNHTKQEPRSPGHSLSNWGVGPPGMGSFVQTPGGTSHVNGEEEPVWRNGDAKSVSGSKDSGWESGSSWGQGGPSSTAGWGQAASTGEWGKRSNSEPKGWDSSCSPTQEQQLNSWGRGANAPASEGSSDSMECHPQRGEHSSRDETSPVIPAQDMDPRVLCNTGWGQTPVRQHTAWETEEAARKNHKNDIGTDAWGSSSNAANAGPASTSGNANLNSGNSSRPDFGGKNEGPCPTTGAAPGWGTGMQSPQAGSGWAEPSNNKKPSSGPGSWGNIPSGGPGGNLQKGGQTWGSEDKSPTWEDSHAKTKPQGWAEGPKSSHGWGNGPVGESGSGGEWGEPADAKKNGPSSSSWEGDGSGWNEGSRGWGKPAPVAGGNWGDSQRPSVTQQGWNSKPQEGNNGNSGGGSMGSWGGPSSVKQSGSGRVGGNGGNGGNVGNSGNGGSVKPDHIGDPTGWEEPSPPSIRRKMEIDDGTSAWGDPNTYNKSVNLWDKNNPGMQGKPCPVNANNVPNNHHHHPHHSQPPMQTHNHGGPNSNNNHISPDNVAPHQTGPPHNRTALINPGWGDMTNIHSKPEPSWGEPAPPPASLDNGTSAWGKPSGGCGRWSDNGPEVYGRGNGPPGSAPCKPAPKPMQEGWGGGEDMSLSGSQWEQDEGDMWKSTASQESNSSCNSWGNPPKKGPPKGKVPNKQDDSWIMTHLIKQLTDMGFPRDPAEEALKSNNMNLDQAMSALLEKKSELDKRGMGISDYNNGLVNKSMGCRPSVISKDSSSDRPPFLDKDAGLADDAQTSPFMPSPSLKLSLGSAALPGQSLGVAMQNLNNRQMQSGVFGSSGAAQARVLQQQPPPQPTVPPLNSSQPSLRAQVPQFLSPQVQAQLLQFAAKNIGLNPALLTSPINPQHMTLLNQLYQLQLAYQRLQIQQQMLQAQRSVSGPIRQQEQQVARTINNMQQQIQQHQRQLAQALLMKQQQQQQPPPSHPGMHPSVGKSALDTFPVHPQASSLSVSDLQTKEPQSSPNSFSHYPMSGLNPNMNVNCMDLGGLSMKDPPQPQSRLSQWTHPNSMENLSGNSSPMEANYNKHGAISAGPPLGLPSKPQMDDSYSPYNLLPSSESPTSPLTPHDSWGQGKNTNDKISNGTNVNWPPEFCPGVPWKGLQNIDPETDPNVTPGSVPSGPTINTNIQDVNRYLLRDRSGGKLSDMKSTWSPGPISHSQASLSHELWKVPQGPRNTAAPTRPPPGLTNNKPSSTWGGNTLGLVAGWSSSYSSVGTTWSTDSSNRSTSWLVLRNLTPQIDGSTLRTLCMQHGPLITFHLNLTQGNAVVRYSSKEEAAKAQKSLHMCVLGNTTILAEFAGEEEVNRFFAQGQSLTPTTSWQANPGTNQTRLGGGGTGATHPIGHWNSSLGGSGGTGSGGKANNELLWGGVQQYSSLWGPPNADDGRVVGSPTQINTLLPGDLLSGESM; encoded by the exons AGCTGCCCCTACAGAGTGGCCTGGGAGCCCAGTATGAGAATATACCCCCCAATCGCAGTGCCAATACAGCCTCTACTAACAGCTGCAGCGGCTGGGATCCACTGATTATCGACGAGAGCGATACAGAGGCGTGGCCTTCCATTTCATGCAAAGAAAGCCTTGCCCCTGCAGGATGCCCCTTGGACACTGAAAGTATCAGTGACATCAGCAGCACAAGCACCATGAGCATGGCCACAGGAGCTGGCCAGCAAGGCCATTTCTCCACCAATCACCCCAGCAAAGCCAATGCCAGCCACTCAGGAGGTCTGCTCTCCAGTCAGGGTGGGGCCAGCAGAGGCTGGGGCTCTGGCCCATCTCCTGCCAGTGGAGGAGAAGGGAAGAATGAAGTCTCCAGCACATCAATGGCAGCCAGGGGTTGGGGCTCCTCCAACTTTAACTTGAACTTAAATCCCAACGCCAACCCCTCTGCCTGGCCAGTTCTGGGACATGAAGGGACCGGCATGGGTGGCGGCAGCTCTGGAGGAAGCAACCCTCCTAATCTTTGTAGCCCACCGGGCACACTGCCCAGTCAGGGCCCCAGCAGCAGTGGCAGTATAGGTGGTGCCAATGGAAATTCTGCAGGTAATTGTGGTAGTGGCAATTGCAGCACCACATGGGGTAGCATTATGCCCAGTGACACTTCAGAGCCACACTCCAGCCCATCCACGAATGTGTCTTTCAGCTCCGAACCTCCAAACCTTAACACTGATGGACCAAATCACACTAAGCAGGAGCCCAGAAGCCCTGGCCACAGCCTGTCTAACTGGGGTGTTGGCCCTCCAGGCATGGGCTCATTTGTTCAAACTCCTGGAGGAACCTCGCATGTCAACGGGGAAGAGGAGCCTGTTTGGCGTAATGGAGACGCCAAGTCTGTTAGTGGCTCAAAAGACTCTGGTTGGGAATCAGGGAGCAGCTGGGGACAGGGAGGGCCCTCGAGTACTGCTGGCTGGGGACAAGCTGCCTCAACTGGAGAGTGGGGTAAGCGTTCCAACAGTGAGCCCAAAGGATGGGATTCATCTTGCTCTCCCACCCAAGAGCAGCAACTTAATTCTTGGGGTCGCGGGGCCAATGCTCCAGCTAGTGAGGGAAGCAGTGACAGCATGGAATGCCATCCTCAAAGGGGGGAACATTCATCAAGGGATGAGACCTCCCCTGTTATACCTGCCCAAGACATGGACCCAAGGGTTCTGTGCAACACAGGCTGGGGACAAACACCTGTACGCCAGCACACCGCTTGGGAGACAGAAGAAGCGGCTCGCAAAAACCACAAGAATGACATTGGAACTGATGCCTGGGGCTCATCCTCAAATGCAGCCAATGCAGGACCAGCATCAACTTCTGGCAATGCCAATCTAAACTCTGGCAATTCATCCAGACCTGACTTTGGGGGCAAGAATGAGGGCCCCTGCCCCACAACTGGAGCTGCCCCAGGCTGGGGCACAGGTATGCAATCACCCCAGGCTGGCTCTGGATGGGCAGAGCCATCCAACAACAAGAAACCCTCCAGTGGTCCTGGAAGCTGGGGCAACATCCCATCTGGAGGTCCTGGTGGCAACCTGCAAAAAGGAGGTCAGACTTGGGGTTCTGAGGATAAATCTCCCACCTGGGAAGATAGTCACGCTAAAACCAAACCACAGGGTTGGGCTGAGGGGCCCAAATCATCTCATGGATGGGGCAATGGACCTGTGGGAGAAAGTGGATCTGGAGGAGAATGGGGTGAACCTGCAGATGCGAAGAAAAATGGACCATCCAGCTCCTCCTGGGAGGGAGACGGTTCAGGCTGGAACGAGGGCTCCAGAGGATGGGGCAAGCCTGCCCCAGTAGCAGGAGGAAACTGGGGAGATTCACAGCGCCCCAGCGTAACCCAACAAGGATGGAATAGCAAGCCTCAAGAGGGCAACAATGGCAATAGTGGCGGTGGAAGCATGGGTTCATGGGGAGGTCCAAGCTCTGTAAAACAGAGCGGCTCCGGACGGGTTGGGGGAAATGGCGGCAATGGCGGAAATGTTGGAAATAGTGGAAATGGCGGAAGTGTTAAACCTGACCACATTGGAGATCCCACTGGATGGGAGGAGCCCTCTCCACCCTCCATCCGTCGTAAGATGGAGATCGATGATGGTACTTCAGCTTGGGGTGACCCAAATACTTACAACAAGTCTGTCAATCTCTGGGACAAAAATAACCCTGGTATGCAAGGGAAACCATGCCCTGTCAATGCCAACAATGTACCCAAcaaccatcatcatcatccccATCATAGCCAGCCTCCCATGCAGACCCACAATCATGGAGGGCCGAACTCTAATAATAACCACATTTCCCCTGATAACGTAGCCCCACATCAGACTGGGCCTCCTCACAACAGAACAGCCCTTATAAATCCAG GATGGGGTGACATGACAAATATCCATTCAAAACCTGAGCCGTCATGGGGAGAACCAGCCCCCCCTCCAGCAAGTTTGGACAATGGCACTTCGGCATGGGGTAAACCCTCAGGTGGCTGTGGAAGATGGAGTGATAATGGCCCTGAGGTCTATGGTCGAGGTAACGGACCCCCTGGATCTGCCCCCTGCAAACCTG CCCCCAAACCTATGCAAGAAGGCTGGGGAGGTGGTGAGGACATGAGTCTGTCTGGGAGCCAATGGGAGCAAGATGAGGGAGACATGTGGAAAAGCACTGCATCTCAGGAGAGCAACTCCTCCTGCAACTCCTGGGGCAACCCACCCAAGAAGGGCCCACCAAAG GGAAAAGTACCGAACAAACAGGATGATAGCTGGATTATGACTCATCTGATCAAGCAGCTGACTGACATGGGCTTTCCT AGAGACCCTGCGGAGGAGGCTCTTAAGAGCAACAACATGAACTTGGATCAGGCTATGA GCGCCCTGTTGGAGAAGAAGAGCGAACTGGATAAACGGGGGATGGGAATCTCTGATTACAACAACGGCCTTGTCAATAAATCAATGGGCTGCAGACCTTCAGTCATCTCCAAAGACTCTTCCTCAGATCGTCCTCCCTTCTTGGACAAG GATGCTGGGCTAGCAGATGATGCCCAAACCTCACCTTTTATGCCTTCTCCGAGCCTGAAGCTCTCTTTGGGTAGTGCTGCACTCCCTGGCCAGAGCCTTGGAGTCGCCATGCAAAACTTGAACAACAGACAG ATGCAGAGTGGAGTGTTTGGTAGCAGTGGAGCAGCACAAGCCCGGGTCCTGCAGCAGCAGCCTCCTCCCCAGCCGACAGTGCCGCCTCTCAACTCCTCCCAGCCTAGTCTACGCGCTCAAGTGCCTCAGTTTCTCAGCCCTCAG GTTCAAGCACAGCTTTTACAGTTTGCAGCAAAAAACATTGGTCTCAACCCTGCACTTTTAACCTCACCAATAAACCCTCAACATATGACCCTGTTGAACCAACTTTATCAGCTGCAACTG GCGTACCAGCGTTTACAAATTCAGCAGCAGATGTTGCAGGCACAGCGCAGTGTTTCTGGCCCCATTCGACAGCAAGAGCAGCAA GTTGCACGTACAATCAATAACATGCAGCAACAGATCCAGCAGCATCAGCGGCAGTTGGCTCAGGCTCTGCTCATGAaacagcagcagcaacagcagcCGCCTCCCTCTCACCCGGGCATGCATCCTAGCGTGGGCAAATCAGCTCTGGACACGTTTCCGGTCCACCCCCAGGCCTCCAGCCTCTCCGTTTCTGACCTTCAGACCAAAGAGCCGCAGTCTTCTCCAAACTCTTTCTCCCACTACCCTATGT CTGGATTAAACCCTAACATGAATGTAAACTGCATGGATTTGGGTGGCCTGTCCATGAAGGACCCTCCTCAGCCTCAGTCACGCCTGTCACAGTGGACACACCCTAACTCCATGGAGAACCTCTCTGGCAATTCCTCTCCAATGGAGGCCAACTACAACAAGCATG GTGCCATCTCTGCCGGTCCCCCTCTGGGTCTCCCAAGTAAACCCCAAATGGATGACTCCTACAGTCCCTACAATCTGCTTCCGAGCTCTGAGTCTCCTACCAGCCCTCTGACACCTCACGATAGCTGGGGTCAGGGCAAGAACACCAATGACAAGATCTCCAACGGGACTAACGTCAACTGGCCTCCAG AGTTCTGTCCAGGAGTGCCTTGGAAAGGACTGCAGAACATCGACCCTGAGACTGACCCTAATGTGACCCCAGGGAGTGTTCCCAGTGGGCCCACCATCAATACTAACATTCAGGATGTTAACCGCTATCTGCTGAGAGACAGAAGTGGAG GCAAGCTGTCTGACATGAAGTCCACTTGGTCCCCGGGGCCCATCTCACACTCCCAAGCTTCTCTCTCTCACGAGCTTTGGAAAGTCCCTCAAGGACCCCGGAACACGGCAGCTCCCACTCGGCCGCCTCCGGGCCTGACCAACAACAAACCATCATCTACGTGGGGCGGAAACACTCTGGGCCTGGTGGCTGGATGGAGCAGCTCGTACTCCTCAG TAGGAACCACATGGAGTACAGATAGCTCCAACAGAAGCACTAGCTGGTTGGTCCTGAGAAACCTCACCCCACAG ATCGATGGTTCGACACTGCGGACACTGTGCATGCAGCATGGCCCACTTATCACATTCCATCTCAACCTGACGCAGGGCAATGCAGTTGTGCGCTACAGTTCTAAAGAGGAAGCTGCCAAAGCCCAGAAATCCCTCCACAT GTGTGTTCTGGGAAACACCACTATCTTGGCTGAGTTCGCTGGAGAGGAGGAGGTGAACCGCTTCTTTGCACAGGGTCAGTCCCTCACGCCCACCACCAGCTGGCAGGCCAACCCTGGCACCAATCAAACGCGGCTGGGTGGCGGAGGGACGGGGGCCACCCACCCCATCGGCCACTGGAACAGCAGCCTGGGAGGATCCGGCGGCACGGGATCCGGCGGCAAGGCGAACAACGAGCTGCTGTGGGGTGGCGTGCAGCAGTACTCGAGCCTGTGGGGGCCACCCAACGCCGATGATGGCAGGGTGGTCGGCAGCCCCACCCAAATCAACACACTGCTTCCTGGAGACCTGCTGAGCGGAGAGTCCATGTGA